One Cedecea neteri DNA segment encodes these proteins:
- a CDS encoding oxidative damage protection protein yields MSRTIFCTYLQRDAEGQDFQLYPGELGKRIYNEISKEAWAQWQSKQTMLINERKMSMMNPEHRKELENEMVNFLFEGKEVHIEGFTPPEKQ; encoded by the coding sequence ATGAGCAGAACGATTTTTTGTACTTACCTGCAGCGCGATGCTGAAGGCCAGGATTTCCAGCTGTACCCGGGCGAACTCGGTAAGAGGATCTACAACGAAATCTCCAAAGAGGCCTGGGCGCAGTGGCAGTCCAAGCAGACCATGCTGATCAATGAAAGAAAGATGAGCATGATGAACCCGGAACACCGTAAAGAGCTGGAAAACGAGATGGTCAATTTCCTGTTTGAAGGGAAAGAAGTCCATATCGAAGGCTTTACCCCGCCAGAAAAACAGTAA
- the mltC gene encoding membrane-bound lytic murein transglycosylase MltC translates to MKKLLALALVAPLLISCSSKKGDDAFNEAYVKDTNGFDILMGQFANNIENIWGMKEVLIAGPKDYVKYTDQYLTRSHINFDEGTITVETIAGTDPAAHLRQAIITTLLMGDDPGSIDLYSDANDVQISKEPFLYGQVVDNTGQPIRWEGRATKFADYLLQTRLQKRSTGLKIVYSVTINLVPNHLDKRAHKYIGMVRKASKKYGVDESLILAIMQTESSFNPYAVSHADALGLMQVVQHSAGVDVFKAQGKWGKPSRSFLFDPESNIDTGTAYLAILQNSYLGQIDNPTSRRYAVITAYNGGAGSVLRVFSNDKMQAFSLINSMAPGDVYQTLTTRHPSAESRRYLYKVNNAQKSYRRR, encoded by the coding sequence ATGAAAAAACTTCTCGCGCTGGCTCTCGTGGCCCCGTTGCTGATCTCCTGCTCCAGTAAAAAAGGCGATGACGCTTTTAACGAAGCCTACGTAAAGGACACCAACGGGTTTGATATTTTGATGGGGCAGTTTGCCAACAACATCGAAAATATCTGGGGTATGAAAGAGGTCCTGATCGCAGGCCCGAAGGATTACGTCAAATATACCGACCAATATCTGACGCGTAGCCACATCAACTTCGACGAAGGTACCATTACCGTTGAGACCATCGCGGGCACCGATCCTGCCGCGCACCTGCGCCAGGCCATCATTACCACCCTGCTGATGGGGGACGATCCTGGCTCGATCGATCTTTATTCTGACGCCAACGACGTCCAGATTTCCAAAGAGCCGTTCCTTTATGGGCAGGTGGTGGATAACACCGGCCAGCCTATTCGCTGGGAAGGCCGGGCGACAAAGTTTGCCGACTATCTGCTGCAAACGCGCCTGCAAAAGCGCAGTACCGGGCTGAAAATCGTCTATAGCGTGACCATCAATCTTGTGCCTAACCACCTCGACAAGCGTGCCCATAAATACATCGGCATGGTGCGTAAAGCGTCGAAGAAATACGGCGTGGACGAGTCGCTGATTCTGGCAATCATGCAGACGGAATCCAGCTTCAACCCGTATGCGGTAAGCCACGCAGACGCACTGGGCCTGATGCAGGTTGTTCAGCACAGCGCCGGGGTTGACGTGTTTAAGGCGCAGGGGAAATGGGGCAAACCAAGCCGCAGCTTCCTGTTTGACCCGGAAAGCAATATCGATACCGGCACGGCTTATCTGGCGATTTTGCAGAATAGTTATCTGGGGCAAATTGATAACCCAACGTCACGTCGCTATGCGGTGATTACGGCCTATAACGGCGGAGCGGGCAGCGTGCTGCGGGTGTTCTCTAACGATAAGATGCAGGCGTTTAGCCTGATTAACAGCATGGCGCCGGGCGATGTCTATCAAACGTTGACCACGCGCCATCCGTCCGCAGAGTCTCGTCGTTATCTGTACAAAGTGAATAACGCCCAGAAGAGTTATCGTCGGCGGTAA
- a CDS encoding ornithine decarboxylase: MKSLKIAASHDVAALLSTHREVVTLDETDFTDVAAVVISVADSRSGILALLKRTGFNLPVFIFSEAVVDGLPAVTGVISGKAQDYLELETAASDYEEELLPPFFNTLTKYVAMDNSTFACPGHQHGKFFKKHPAGRQFYDFFGENVFRADMCNADVKLGDLLIHEGSAKHAQKFAAKVFHADKTYFVLNGTSAANKVVTNALLTRGDLVLFDRNNHKSNHHGALIQAGATPVYLEASRNPFGFIGGIDAHCFDEKYLRELIAEVAPERAQEARPFRLAVIQLGTYDGTIYNARQVVDNIGHLCDYILFDSAWVGYEQFIPMMADCSPLLLELNENDPGIFVTQSVHKQQAGFSQTSQIHKKDNHLRGQARFCPHKRLNNAFMLHASTSPFYPLFAALDVNAKIHEGESGRRLWAECVALGIEARKAIIANCKMIKPFIPPEVAGRPWQDHPTEKIAQERRFFSFEPGERWHGFEGYAKDEYFVDPCKLLLTTPGIDPETGRYTEFGVPAAILANYLRENGIVPEKSDLNSILFLLTPAESHEKLAQLVAMLAQFEQHIEDDTPLADVLPTIYQKYPVRYKGYTLRQLCQEMHDLYVSFEVKELQKAMFRKESLPAVVMNPQDANIEFIRGNVDLVRLSEAEGRIAAEGALPYPPGVLCVVPGEVWGGAALRYFLALEEGVNMLPGFSPELQGVYSETDSDGIKRLYGYMLK, translated from the coding sequence ATGAAATCACTGAAAATTGCCGCCAGCCACGACGTGGCTGCATTACTCTCAACGCATCGTGAAGTGGTCACGCTCGACGAGACCGACTTCACCGATGTGGCGGCAGTTGTCATCTCCGTTGCGGACAGCCGCAGCGGCATCCTGGCCCTGCTTAAACGCACGGGTTTTAATTTACCGGTATTTATTTTCAGTGAGGCCGTCGTTGACGGTTTGCCTGCGGTAACCGGCGTGATTAGCGGGAAAGCGCAGGATTATCTGGAACTTGAAACCGCGGCCAGCGACTACGAAGAAGAACTGTTGCCGCCGTTTTTCAACACGCTGACCAAGTACGTGGCGATGGACAACAGCACTTTTGCCTGCCCGGGTCACCAGCACGGTAAATTCTTCAAGAAACACCCAGCCGGGCGGCAGTTTTATGATTTCTTTGGCGAGAACGTGTTTCGAGCTGATATGTGCAACGCGGACGTTAAGTTGGGCGATCTGCTGATTCACGAAGGCTCCGCCAAGCATGCGCAGAAGTTTGCCGCGAAAGTTTTCCACGCCGATAAAACCTATTTCGTGCTTAACGGCACCTCTGCGGCGAACAAAGTGGTGACCAATGCGCTGCTGACGCGTGGTGACCTGGTGCTATTTGACCGAAACAACCATAAATCAAACCACCACGGCGCACTCATCCAGGCCGGTGCGACGCCAGTTTATCTGGAAGCCTCGCGCAATCCCTTTGGTTTTATCGGCGGCATTGACGCGCACTGCTTTGATGAGAAATACCTGCGAGAGCTGATTGCGGAAGTGGCACCAGAACGTGCTCAGGAGGCCAGGCCTTTCCGCCTGGCTGTTATCCAGCTTGGCACCTATGACGGCACGATTTATAACGCCCGCCAGGTGGTGGATAACATCGGTCATCTGTGCGATTACATCCTCTTTGATTCGGCGTGGGTGGGCTACGAGCAGTTTATTCCGATGATGGCGGACTGTTCGCCGCTGCTGCTGGAGCTGAACGAGAACGATCCGGGGATCTTTGTTACTCAGTCGGTTCACAAGCAGCAGGCCGGGTTCTCCCAGACCTCGCAGATTCATAAGAAAGATAACCATCTTCGCGGCCAGGCCCGCTTCTGCCCGCACAAGCGGTTGAACAATGCTTTCATGCTCCATGCTTCAACCAGCCCGTTTTACCCGCTGTTTGCTGCGCTGGATGTGAATGCCAAGATCCACGAGGGCGAAAGCGGCCGTCGCTTGTGGGCAGAATGTGTGGCGCTGGGCATTGAAGCGCGCAAAGCGATTATCGCCAACTGTAAGATGATCAAACCGTTTATTCCGCCGGAAGTGGCTGGGCGCCCGTGGCAGGATCACCCCACGGAGAAGATCGCTCAGGAGCGCCGCTTCTTCAGCTTTGAACCCGGTGAGCGCTGGCACGGTTTTGAAGGTTATGCGAAGGACGAATATTTTGTCGATCCCTGCAAGCTGCTGCTAACCACGCCGGGCATTGATCCAGAAACTGGCCGCTACACCGAGTTTGGCGTGCCTGCGGCGATCCTTGCTAACTATCTGCGTGAAAACGGCATTGTGCCGGAGAAGTCGGATCTTAACTCGATCCTGTTCCTGCTTACCCCGGCGGAAAGCCACGAGAAACTGGCTCAGCTGGTGGCCATGCTGGCGCAGTTTGAACAACATATTGAGGACGACACGCCGCTGGCGGATGTGCTGCCCACGATTTATCAGAAATACCCGGTGCGCTACAAGGGCTACACGCTGCGCCAGCTTTGCCAGGAGATGCACGATCTATACGTGAGCTTCGAGGTTAAAGAGCTGCAGAAGGCGATGTTCCGCAAGGAGAGCCTGCCTGCCGTGGTGATGAACCCGCAGGACGCCAACATCGAGTTTATTCGCGGCAACGTGGATCTGGTGCGCCTGAGCGAAGCTGAAGGGCGTATCGCGGCGGAAGGTGCGTTGCCTTATCCCCCGGGCGTGCTTTGCGTGGTGCCGGGTGAGGTTTGGGGCGGAGCGGCGCTGCGTTACTTCCTGGCGCTGGAAGAGGGCGTGAATATGCTGCCGGGCTTCTCGCCTGAGCTGCAGGGCGTTTACAGCGAGACGGATTCGGACGGCATTAAGCGGCTGTATGGCTACATGTTGAAATAA